The Brassica napus cultivar Da-Ae chromosome C7, Da-Ae, whole genome shotgun sequence genome has a segment encoding these proteins:
- the LOC111207981 gene encoding putative zinc finger CCCH domain-containing protein 9, which produces MRQVIAYKLLYYSDQPNVKNLTESLLQDQKRQRTESSYGPSRERRAKTIDKQRREAQNNLQEERLMIPENHNVNAQENLQQQADMERQNREAQEKAQEERRRQIDNERRQARLRLERMKPRVLTSNVDQLREALPHIGIERKEGDGF; this is translated from the exons ATGCGTCAGGTGATTGCATATAAATTACTATACTATTCTGATCAGCCAAATGTGAAAAACTTAACTGAGTCTCTTCTTCAGGATCAGAAAAGACAGCGAACTGAGTCAAGCTATGGTCCAAGTCGAGAGAGGAGG GCAAAAACTATTGACAAGCAGAGGAGAGAGGCTCAAAATAATCTGCAGGAAGAAAGATTgatg ATTCCAGAGAACCACAACGTTAACGCTCAAGAGAATCTACAACAACAGGCAGATATGGAGAGGCAGAACAGAGAGGCTCAAGAGAAAGCGCAGGAGGAACGTAGACGACAGATAGATAATGAGAGGAGGCAGGCTCGTTTGCGTCTTGAGCGG ATGAAACCGAGAGTTCTAACCAGTAACGTGGATCAGCTCAGAGAGGCATTACCACATATTGGGATTGAAAGAAAAGAGGGCGATGGGTTTTAG